From one Flavobacteriales bacterium genomic stretch:
- a CDS encoding T9SS type A sorting domain-containing protein encodes MKRSLPFLSGLLITSALCGQQVIISQDFEAFDPGDLLAQTAGLPWTTWSNAPGGAEDTPCSNAQAYGGNMSAAFTSTSANGGPTDVILQLGDRTSGQYLLGWWMYIPAGKGGYYNIQKSLTAGQAWSIDVIFRSSGAIELSSNAAAGAATTYPQDEWFLVGMVIDLNAMAGTVTINGNAAATWVTTTAVGTGGVGLNQIGAVNFFAYSGGDQSEYYIDDVSFVDITGVGVPDLQDLSANAFPNPTEGAFVVDAEGLSATATVSVFDLTGRYVVANQALLRRGTISRAEVNLESQPDGMYFVRIQDGARELVRRVTKH; translated from the coding sequence ATGAAACGATCATTACCCTTTCTCTCCGGGTTGCTCATCACTTCGGCTCTCTGCGGCCAACAAGTGATCATCAGCCAGGATTTCGAGGCTTTCGACCCCGGTGATCTCCTCGCGCAAACGGCTGGCCTGCCTTGGACCACTTGGAGCAATGCGCCCGGTGGCGCTGAGGACACCCCTTGCTCGAATGCGCAGGCGTATGGCGGCAACATGAGCGCTGCGTTCACCAGCACCTCCGCCAATGGCGGGCCTACCGATGTGATCCTGCAACTCGGCGACCGAACCTCGGGTCAATATCTTCTGGGGTGGTGGATGTACATACCAGCAGGCAAAGGCGGCTACTACAACATCCAGAAGAGCCTTACGGCCGGCCAGGCCTGGTCCATCGATGTGATCTTCCGATCCAGCGGCGCAATCGAGCTCTCTTCCAATGCCGCCGCTGGGGCAGCCACCACCTACCCGCAGGATGAATGGTTCCTGGTGGGCATGGTGATCGACCTGAATGCTATGGCCGGCACGGTGACCATCAACGGCAATGCAGCGGCTACCTGGGTAACTACCACGGCTGTTGGCACTGGTGGTGTAGGCCTCAACCAGATCGGCGCTGTCAACTTCTTTGCGTACTCCGGCGGTGACCAGAGCGAGTACTACATCGATGACGTGAGTTTCGTGGATATCACCGGAGTGGGCGTTCCCGATCTGCAGGATCTCAGCGCGAACGCATTCCCCAATCCCACGGAAGGCGCCTTCGTGGTTGATGCCGAGGGCCTGAGCGCCACGGCTACGGTGAGTGTGTTCGACCTCACGGGCCGTTACGTGGTGGCCAATCAAGCACTGCTGCGGCGAGGCACTATCTCCCGTGCGGAGGTGAATCTGGAGTCGCAGCCCGACGGCATGTACTTCGTGCGCATCCAGGATGGCGCGCGCGAGCTCGTTCGCCGGGTGACGAAGCATTGA
- a CDS encoding nitroreductase family protein, whose protein sequence is MNPTLELKEARTEHDVHPLIKQRFSPRAFTADALTDQELFTLFEAASWAPSSMNEQPWRFRYTHRGSAGFEALRATFAAGNQPWAPNAAVIIAISAITHHARNGAPNATWQFDTGLAVGNMLVQATSMGLYGHLLGGFDHGAAIEQLGLDSGKEAIIAMLVLGRLGAAESLPEPYLTRERTPRSRKPVRESAFALLT, encoded by the coding sequence ATGAACCCGACCCTTGAACTGAAGGAAGCGCGCACCGAGCACGACGTGCACCCGCTCATCAAGCAGCGCTTCAGTCCGCGCGCATTCACCGCTGACGCGCTTACGGACCAGGAGCTGTTCACGCTCTTCGAGGCGGCTAGCTGGGCGCCCAGCAGCATGAATGAGCAGCCCTGGCGATTCCGATATACGCATCGGGGCAGCGCGGGCTTCGAGGCCTTGCGGGCCACCTTCGCCGCAGGGAACCAGCCCTGGGCGCCGAATGCTGCGGTGATCATCGCCATCAGCGCCATCACGCACCATGCGCGCAACGGCGCACCTAACGCCACCTGGCAATTCGACACCGGTCTGGCGGTGGGCAATATGCTGGTTCAGGCCACGAGCATGGGCCTGTATGGCCATCTCCTAGGCGGATTCGACCACGGCGCTGCCATTGAACAGCTCGGGCTTGACTCCGGCAAGGAGGCGATCATTGCCATGCTCGTGCTGGGCCGCTTGGGCGCTGCGGAGTCATTGCCCGAGCCATATCTCACGCGCGAGCGCACGCCGCGCAGCCGCAAGCCGGTGCGTGAATCGGCGTTCGCCCTCCTGACCTGA
- a CDS encoding pirin family protein: MGNMVLHRASERGTADHGWLKANFSFSFANWYDPTRMHFGVLRVMNDDIIAAGKGFGTHPHDNMEIITIPLKGALQHKDSMGNTSVINAGDVQVMSAGTGILHSEFNPHDDRDANTLQIWLFPRERQVTPRYQQMTLDPKDRENKWQQVLSPNPDDAGVWIHQDAWFSIGKFDAGKKTTYDVKRNGNGVYAFVIDGNATINGQALGKRDALGVWETDSLNIEAGAEGAEILLQDVPMQL; the protein is encoded by the coding sequence ATGGGCAACATGGTACTGCACCGCGCGAGTGAACGCGGCACCGCCGACCACGGCTGGCTGAAGGCCAACTTCAGCTTCAGCTTCGCAAACTGGTACGACCCCACCCGCATGCACTTCGGCGTGCTGCGTGTGATGAACGACGACATCATCGCTGCGGGCAAGGGCTTCGGCACGCACCCGCACGACAACATGGAGATCATCACGATCCCCTTGAAAGGCGCGCTGCAGCACAAGGACAGCATGGGCAACACCAGCGTCATCAACGCCGGTGATGTGCAGGTGATGAGCGCAGGGACGGGCATCCTGCACAGCGAGTTCAACCCACACGACGATCGCGACGCGAACACGCTCCAGATCTGGCTCTTCCCGCGTGAACGTCAGGTGACGCCGCGCTATCAGCAGATGACGCTCGATCCGAAGGACCGCGAGAACAAATGGCAACAAGTGCTCTCGCCCAACCCGGATGATGCCGGCGTGTGGATCCATCAGGACGCTTGGTTCAGCATCGGCAAATTCGATGCGGGCAAGAAGACCACCTACGATGTGAAGCGCAATGGGAACGGTGTGTACGCATTCGTGATCGACGGCAACGCAACGATCAACGGCCAGGCGCTCGGCAAGCGCGATGCGCTGGGCGTGTGGGAAACTGATAGCCTCAACATCGAAGCGGGGGCCGAGGGCGCGGAGATCCTGCTGCAGGATGTGCCGATGCAGCTGTAG
- a CDS encoding 1-deoxy-D-xylulose-5-phosphate synthase, with amino-acid sequence MPVSPAYPILEHIQFPADLRALPEEQLQQVCTELRDFIIDVVSVKGGHFGASLGVVELTVALHYVFNTPYDQLVWDVGHQAYGHKILTGRREVFHTNRIYKGLSGFPKRSESEYDTFGVGHSSTSIGGALGMAVASKLKGEKDRQMVAVIGDGAMTAGQAFEALNHAGGAGTDMLVVLNDNCMSIDPNVGALKEYLTDITTSHTYNKVKDEVWKALGKLSKFGPNAQAIVQKVEGAVKSALLKQSNLFESLNFRYFGPVDGHDVDHLVKVLRDLRDIPGPKILHTITKKGKGYAPAEAGNATVWHAPGLFNKETGEIIKVVPKSPQPPKYQDVFGHSIVELAEKNPRIVGVTPAMPSGSSMNIMMKAMPDRAFDVGIAEQHAVTFSAGMATQGMVPFCNIYSSFMQRAYDQVVHDVALQNLNVVFCLDRGGLAGADGPTHHGNFDFAFFRCIPNMVVSAPMNEEELRDLMYTAQLQDQGPFSIRYPRGEGVMTEWKTPFKAIKVGTGRKVRSGADIAVLTIGHIGNYAAKGIDRLEAEGYSVAHYDMRFVKPIDELLLHEVFSKFKHVVTIEDHALHGGMGSAVLEFMGDHGYAAHVKRLAIPDKFIEHGTQPELYRECGIDDIAVVEAVKEMLGEKRSAKSIKASA; translated from the coding sequence ATGCCCGTTAGTCCTGCCTATCCGATCCTCGAGCACATCCAGTTCCCCGCCGACCTGCGTGCCCTCCCCGAGGAGCAGCTGCAGCAGGTATGCACCGAGTTGCGCGATTTCATCATCGACGTGGTGAGCGTGAAGGGCGGACACTTCGGCGCCAGCCTGGGTGTGGTGGAGCTCACCGTGGCGCTGCACTACGTGTTCAACACGCCCTACGACCAACTGGTGTGGGACGTGGGGCACCAGGCCTACGGGCACAAGATCCTCACCGGCCGGCGCGAGGTGTTCCACACCAACCGCATCTACAAGGGCCTCAGCGGCTTCCCCAAGCGCAGCGAGAGCGAGTACGACACCTTTGGGGTGGGACACAGCAGCACCAGCATCGGCGGGGCGCTGGGTATGGCGGTGGCCAGCAAGCTGAAGGGCGAGAAGGACCGCCAAATGGTGGCCGTGATCGGAGATGGCGCAATGACCGCTGGCCAGGCCTTCGAGGCGCTCAACCACGCGGGCGGCGCGGGTACCGACATGCTGGTGGTGCTCAACGACAACTGCATGAGCATCGACCCGAACGTCGGTGCGCTGAAAGAGTACCTCACCGACATCACCACCAGCCACACCTACAACAAGGTGAAGGACGAGGTTTGGAAAGCGCTGGGCAAGCTGAGCAAGTTCGGTCCGAATGCCCAAGCCATTGTGCAGAAGGTTGAAGGCGCCGTGAAGAGCGCGCTACTGAAGCAGAGCAACCTGTTCGAGAGCCTCAACTTCCGCTACTTCGGCCCGGTGGACGGCCACGATGTGGACCACCTCGTGAAGGTGCTGCGCGACCTGCGCGACATCCCCGGTCCGAAGATCCTGCACACGATAACCAAGAAGGGCAAGGGCTATGCACCGGCCGAGGCGGGCAATGCGACGGTATGGCACGCGCCAGGCCTCTTCAACAAGGAGACCGGCGAGATAATCAAGGTGGTGCCCAAGAGCCCGCAGCCGCCCAAGTACCAGGATGTGTTCGGGCATAGCATCGTGGAATTGGCGGAGAAGAACCCGCGCATCGTGGGCGTCACGCCCGCCATGCCCTCTGGCTCTTCCATGAACATCATGATGAAGGCCATGCCCGACCGCGCCTTCGACGTGGGTATCGCCGAGCAGCACGCCGTGACCTTCAGCGCCGGCATGGCCACGCAGGGCATGGTACCCTTCTGCAACATTTACAGTTCCTTCATGCAGCGCGCCTACGACCAAGTGGTGCACGATGTCGCCCTGCAGAACCTCAACGTGGTGTTCTGCCTTGATCGCGGCGGACTGGCCGGTGCCGACGGCCCCACGCACCACGGCAACTTCGACTTCGCCTTTTTCCGCTGCATCCCCAACATGGTGGTGAGCGCACCTATGAACGAGGAGGAGCTGCGCGACCTGATGTATACCGCCCAGCTACAGGACCAGGGCCCCTTCAGCATCCGCTACCCGCGCGGCGAAGGCGTGATGACCGAGTGGAAGACGCCCTTCAAGGCCATCAAGGTGGGCACCGGCCGCAAGGTTCGCTCGGGCGCCGACATCGCCGTGCTCACCATAGGCCACATCGGCAACTACGCCGCCAAGGGCATCGACCGCTTGGAGGCCGAGGGCTACAGCGTGGCGCATTACGACATGCGCTTCGTGAAGCCGATCGACGAGCTGCTGCTGCACGAGGTGTTCAGCAAGTTCAAGCACGTAGTCACCATCGAGGACCACGCGCTGCATGGCGGCATGGGCAGCGCCGTCCTCGAGTTCATGGGCGACCACGGCTACGCCGCCCACGTGAAGCGCCTAGCGATCCCCGACAAGTTCATCGAGCACGGCACGCAGCCGGAGTTGTACCGGGAGTGCGGCATCGATGATATCGCCGTTGTTGAGGCGGTGAAGGAGATGCTGGGGGAGAAGCGAAGCGCCAAGAGCATCAAGGCCTCCGCTTGA
- a CDS encoding glycosyltransferase family 39 protein: MERMDKSILFGWRLPLLVLLALAAHWRALPFSFSSDDFSVIHRLGARQDLSPGTFFRPLPDWTLWLQYRLHGPDSWAFRFVNVLLLGVNGWLVALLAKKLMRMEAAALASALFVLYPFHLEPQMWIIGRSTAMATLFVLLALNAAASDAGQWPKVNGVFFFGSLGALCYESALLLPMMLAAWFLILGPADKRFWHKAIGASAIAVAVHLLVRALVINRVANEYGAEFFTKPLSNYLGMVAKVLGRSVLPPHEEPSVQTVRFALIFVSLAIVAIGFWRSSRAEPQARRIAIVLNSLFGVATIIAIVGGVSTRTSESDRFLYLPSVFLCMLVALLIERIRNVLLRRSVIVLLSATCLFMLKRGQENWRIASGIIERIIEETPEPPPDGRLLVWRLPGDHKGAFIFRHGYREALELAGRDASRVRISPEGPDAVGEFLRTETGDTLHRKENDRWFDAGEAIKRRP; the protein is encoded by the coding sequence ATGGAGCGCATGGACAAGAGCATCCTGTTTGGTTGGCGGCTGCCGCTGCTGGTTCTGCTCGCGCTCGCAGCGCACTGGCGCGCTTTGCCCTTCTCCTTTTCCAGCGACGACTTCTCCGTGATCCACAGACTGGGCGCGCGCCAAGACCTCAGCCCTGGCACCTTCTTCCGCCCGTTGCCCGACTGGACGCTCTGGCTGCAATACCGCCTTCATGGCCCCGATTCATGGGCCTTTCGATTCGTGAATGTGCTGCTGCTGGGAGTGAATGGATGGCTCGTGGCTTTGCTCGCGAAGAAGCTCATGCGCATGGAAGCTGCGGCATTGGCCAGCGCGCTCTTCGTGCTCTATCCCTTCCACCTGGAGCCGCAGATGTGGATCATTGGGCGGAGCACGGCCATGGCCACGCTCTTTGTTCTGCTCGCATTGAATGCCGCCGCAAGTGATGCAGGGCAATGGCCCAAGGTGAATGGCGTATTCTTCTTTGGCTCCTTGGGCGCGCTGTGCTACGAGAGCGCGCTGCTGCTCCCAATGATGCTTGCGGCTTGGTTCCTCATTCTTGGACCCGCCGACAAGCGCTTCTGGCACAAGGCGATCGGGGCATCTGCTATCGCCGTGGCGGTGCATCTGCTTGTGCGCGCCTTGGTGATCAATCGTGTCGCGAACGAGTACGGGGCGGAGTTCTTCACAAAGCCGCTGAGCAACTACCTCGGCATGGTCGCGAAGGTGCTCGGGCGCTCCGTTCTGCCGCCGCACGAAGAGCCGTCAGTGCAGACCGTTCGCTTCGCCTTGATCTTCGTTTCGCTTGCCATTGTTGCCATCGGATTCTGGCGCTCCAGCAGAGCCGAGCCGCAGGCCCGACGAATTGCGATCGTGCTCAACTCGCTCTTCGGAGTTGCCACCATCATCGCCATCGTGGGCGGCGTGAGCACGCGCACCAGCGAGAGCGATCGGTTCCTCTACTTGCCCTCGGTTTTTCTTTGCATGCTGGTCGCGCTGTTGATTGAGCGCATCCGGAACGTCCTGCTCCGTCGAAGCGTCATCGTACTCCTATCGGCGACGTGCTTGTTCATGTTGAAGCGTGGACAGGAGAATTGGCGCATCGCGTCGGGGATCATCGAGCGTATCATCGAAGAGACACCGGAGCCGCCACCAGACGGACGACTGCTTGTGTGGAGGCTTCCGGGCGACCACAAGGGCGCCTTCATCTTCCGGCACGGCTACCGCGAAGCGCTGGAGCTCGCCGGCCGGGATGCCTCGCGAGTCCGCATCTCACCGGAAGGACCGGATGCGGTCGGGGAATTCCTGCGCACTGAGACGGGCGATACGCTGCATCGTAAGGAGAACGATCGTTGGTTCGACGCAGGAGAGGCGATCAAGCGGAGGCCTTGA
- the accC gene encoding acetyl-CoA carboxylase biotin carboxylase subunit: MFKKILIANRGEIALRVIRTCREMGIKTVAVYSTADRESLHVRFADEAVCIGPPPSKDSYLNMPRIIAAAEITNADAIHPGYGFLSENAKFSKLCQQHNIKFIGATPEQIEAMGDKATAKATMIAAGVPVVPGTEGLVTDIAIAKKEAKKIGYPVILKATAGGGGKGMRLVWKEEEFQEAFEKASQEAGAAFGNPGMYMEKYILEPRHIEIQIAGDQYGTFCHMSERDCSIQRRHQKLVEETPSPFMTKELRKKMGAAAIKAAASVNYEGVGTVEFLVDKDRNFYFMEMNTRIQVEHTITEEVIDYDLIREQIKIAAGIPISGLNYEPTRHSIQCRINAEDPFNNFRPTPGKITSYHSPGGHGVRVDTHVYAGYTIPPNYDSMIGKLIVSAQTREEALTKMERALSEYVIEGVSTTIPFHLQLMQNEKFREGVFTTKFLEDFEIKKP, translated from the coding sequence ATGTTCAAGAAGATCCTCATAGCCAACCGCGGCGAGATCGCCCTTCGCGTGATCCGCACCTGCCGCGAAATGGGCATCAAGACGGTGGCCGTTTACAGCACCGCTGATCGTGAGAGCCTGCATGTGCGCTTTGCCGATGAGGCCGTGTGCATCGGGCCTCCGCCGAGCAAGGACAGCTATCTGAACATGCCGCGCATCATCGCAGCCGCCGAGATCACCAACGCCGATGCGATCCATCCGGGCTACGGCTTCCTCAGCGAGAACGCCAAGTTCAGCAAGCTCTGCCAGCAGCACAACATCAAGTTCATCGGGGCAACGCCCGAGCAGATCGAAGCCATGGGCGACAAGGCCACGGCCAAGGCCACCATGATCGCAGCCGGGGTGCCTGTTGTTCCGGGCACGGAAGGCCTTGTCACCGACATCGCCATCGCCAAGAAGGAAGCGAAGAAAATCGGCTATCCGGTGATCCTGAAAGCAACAGCGGGCGGCGGCGGCAAGGGCATGCGCCTGGTGTGGAAAGAGGAAGAGTTCCAAGAAGCATTCGAGAAGGCGAGCCAAGAGGCGGGTGCGGCATTCGGCAACCCCGGCATGTACATGGAGAAGTACATCCTGGAGCCACGCCACATCGAGATCCAGATCGCCGGCGACCAGTACGGCACCTTCTGCCACATGAGCGAGCGCGACTGCAGCATCCAGCGCCGTCACCAGAAGCTCGTGGAGGAGACGCCGAGCCCCTTCATGACCAAGGAGCTGCGCAAGAAGATGGGCGCCGCCGCCATCAAGGCCGCCGCCAGCGTGAACTACGAAGGCGTGGGCACCGTGGAGTTCCTCGTGGACAAGGACCGCAACTTCTACTTCATGGAGATGAACACGCGGATCCAGGTGGAGCACACCATCACCGAAGAGGTGATCGACTACGACCTGATCCGCGAGCAGATCAAGATCGCTGCCGGCATCCCCATCAGCGGACTCAACTACGAGCCCACGCGCCACAGCATCCAGTGCCGCATCAACGCGGAGGACCCCTTCAACAACTTCCGCCCCACGCCCGGCAAGATCACCAGCTACCACAGCCCCGGAGGCCATGGCGTGCGCGTGGATACGCATGTGTATGCGGGCTACACCATCCCGCCGAACTACGATAGCATGATCGGCAAGCTGATCGTGAGCGCGCAGACCCGCGAGGAGGCCCTGACCAAGATGGAGCGCGCGCTGAGCGAGTATGTGATCGAGGGCGTGAGCACTACCATCCCCTTCCACCTGCAGCTCATGCAGAACGAGAAGTTCCGCGAGGGCGTGTTCACCACCAAGTTCCTGGAGGACTTCGAGATCAAGAAGCCGTAG
- the accB gene encoding acetyl-CoA carboxylase biotin carboxyl carrier protein: MNLTQIQDLIKFVAKSGVSEVEIEQKDFKITIKTPAGKKEVQVITAQAPAYAPQAPVAAPAPVPAAAPAPPAAAPAADSKYVTIKAPMIGTFYRSAGPGKPVFVNVGDEVKPGKTICIIEAMKLFNEIESDVAGKIVKVLVDDAKPVEYDQPLFLVDPS; encoded by the coding sequence ATGAACCTTACCCAGATCCAGGACCTGATCAAGTTCGTGGCCAAGAGCGGCGTGAGCGAGGTGGAGATCGAACAGAAGGATTTCAAGATCACCATCAAGACCCCCGCAGGCAAGAAGGAAGTGCAGGTGATCACCGCCCAAGCGCCAGCCTATGCACCACAAGCACCGGTGGCAGCACCTGCTCCGGTACCTGCTGCTGCGCCCGCGCCCCCTGCTGCCGCCCCGGCCGCCGATTCCAAGTACGTCACCATCAAGGCGCCCATGATCGGCACCTTCTATCGCAGCGCTGGTCCTGGAAAGCCCGTATTCGTGAATGTGGGCGACGAAGTGAAGCCCGGCAAGACCATCTGCATCATCGAGGCCATGAAGCTCTTCAACGAGATCGAGAGCGATGTGGCGGGCAAGATCGTGAAGGTGCTGGTGGACGACGCCAAACCAGTGGAGTACGATCAGCCGTTGTTCCTGGTCGATCCGTCCTGA
- a CDS encoding ketoacyl-ACP synthase III — translation MKVTAAITAVHGYLPEYRLTNQALETMVDTNDAWITERTGIKERRILTGKDQGLSVMAIEAVNGLLKKRGIGPEEIDLMIVATVTPDRVFPATANIVCDAIGAKNAWGFDLMAACSGFLYALTTGAQFVESGKHKKVVVVGGDKMSSIIDYEDRATCIIFGDGCGAVLLEPTTDGTGILDSILRSDGSGCQYLHQKAGGSWHQTSERTIERKEHYVYQEGKAVFKFAVTNMADVSAEIMEKNGLKAEDVAWLVPHQANKRIIDATAHRMGLDDSKVMVNIEKYGNTTSGTLPLCLWEWEPRLKKGDNIILSAFGGGFTWGAIWLKWAYGG, via the coding sequence ATGAAGGTCACCGCTGCCATCACCGCTGTGCACGGCTATCTGCCCGAATACCGGCTGACCAATCAGGCGCTGGAGACCATGGTGGACACCAACGATGCGTGGATCACCGAGCGCACCGGAATCAAGGAGCGGCGCATCCTCACCGGCAAGGACCAAGGCCTGAGCGTGATGGCCATTGAAGCGGTGAATGGCCTGCTGAAGAAGCGCGGCATCGGTCCGGAAGAGATCGACCTGATGATCGTGGCCACGGTGACGCCCGACCGCGTGTTCCCCGCCACGGCCAACATCGTATGCGACGCCATCGGCGCGAAGAACGCCTGGGGCTTCGACCTGATGGCTGCCTGCAGCGGATTCCTGTACGCCCTCACCACAGGCGCGCAATTCGTGGAGAGCGGCAAGCACAAGAAAGTGGTGGTGGTGGGCGGCGACAAGATGAGCTCCATCATCGACTATGAGGACCGTGCCACCTGCATCATATTCGGCGACGGCTGCGGCGCCGTGCTCCTTGAGCCGACCACGGATGGCACCGGCATCCTCGACAGCATCCTGCGCAGCGATGGCAGCGGCTGCCAATACCTGCACCAGAAGGCCGGTGGCAGTTGGCACCAGACCAGCGAGCGCACCATAGAGCGTAAAGAGCATTACGTGTACCAGGAGGGCAAAGCCGTGTTCAAGTTCGCCGTGACCAACATGGCCGATGTGAGCGCGGAGATCATGGAGAAGAACGGCTTGAAGGCCGAGGATGTGGCTTGGCTGGTTCCGCACCAGGCCAACAAGCGCATCATCGACGCCACCGCCCACCGCATGGGCCTCGACGACAGCAAGGTGATGGTGAACATCGAGAAGTACGGCAACACCACCAGCGGCACACTGCCCCTTTGCTTATGGGAGTGGGAGCCGCGATTGAAGAAAGGCGACAACATCATCCTCAGCGCCTTCGGGGGCGGATTCACCTGGGGGGCGATATGGCTCAAGTGGGCCTATGGCGGATAA
- a CDS encoding phosphate acyltransferase — MRIGVDIMGSDHGPVVPIRAAVMAAKELPADVRLVLIGDASVIAEGIAAEGGDPAAFDIVGSQDDITFNDNATKALQAKPKSSISIGFHLLKEGQLDAFASTGNTGAMLVGSIFSVKPIPGVIRPCIPSVVPKENGSYGILVDVGANADCKADVLAQFGLLGSMLAQHVYHIADPKVGLLNIGEEEKKGDLLRQATYEVMREQKQYNFIGNVEGRDLFNGKADVYVTDGFTGNVVLKAVEAFHDLLEQRGVHEPFFDRFNYENYGGLPVLGVNGNVIIGHGISNDITIKNMILFTREVVESKLNDRIREALS, encoded by the coding sequence ATGAGGATCGGTGTGGACATCATGGGCAGCGACCACGGACCGGTCGTTCCCATCCGCGCTGCCGTAATGGCGGCAAAGGAGCTGCCAGCGGATGTGCGCTTGGTGCTCATCGGCGATGCTTCGGTAATCGCAGAGGGAATCGCCGCCGAGGGCGGAGACCCTGCGGCCTTCGACATCGTGGGCAGCCAAGACGATATCACCTTCAACGATAACGCCACCAAGGCGCTGCAGGCTAAGCCCAAGAGCAGCATCAGCATCGGCTTCCATCTGCTGAAGGAAGGCCAGCTCGACGCCTTCGCCAGCACGGGCAACACCGGCGCCATGCTGGTGGGCAGCATCTTCAGCGTGAAGCCGATTCCCGGCGTGATCCGCCCGTGCATCCCCAGCGTGGTGCCCAAGGAGAACGGCAGCTATGGCATCCTCGTGGACGTTGGCGCCAACGCCGATTGCAAGGCCGATGTGCTCGCGCAATTCGGATTGCTCGGCTCGATGCTCGCGCAGCATGTGTACCACATCGCGGATCCGAAAGTGGGACTGCTCAATATCGGCGAAGAGGAGAAGAAGGGCGATCTGTTGCGCCAGGCCACCTATGAGGTCATGCGCGAGCAGAAGCAATACAACTTCATCGGCAACGTGGAAGGGCGCGACCTATTCAATGGCAAGGCCGATGTGTACGTGACCGATGGCTTCACCGGCAACGTGGTGCTGAAGGCCGTCGAGGCCTTCCATGACCTGCTGGAGCAGCGCGGCGTGCATGAGCCCTTCTTCGACCGCTTCAACTACGAGAACTACGGCGGCCTGCCGGTGCTTGGCGTGAACGGCAACGTGATCATCGGCCACGGCATCAGCAACGACATCACGATCAAGAACATGATCCTCTTCACCCGCGAGGTGGTGGAGAGCAAGCTCAACGACCGCATCCGCGAAGCACTCTCGTGA
- the rpmF gene encoding 50S ribosomal protein L32, with product MPNPKRRFSKTRTASRRSTYKAAAPTLSVDSETGATHLRHRAHKEGDKLFYRGRVVVDKSASE from the coding sequence ATGCCAAATCCGAAACGCCGATTCAGTAAGACCCGCACCGCCAGCCGCCGCAGCACCTACAAGGCCGCTGCCCCCACCTTGAGCGTGGACAGCGAGACGGGCGCCACCCACCTGCGCCACCGCGCGCACAAGGAGGGCGATAAACTCTTCTACCGCGGCCGCGTGGTAGTGGACAAGAGCGCTTCTGAATAA
- a CDS encoding DUF177 domain-containing protein, protein MEALADHTIAFTGLKDGQHQFEWVLGQDFFEAAHEEEFDGGAVEVRVTLDKSATLLVANLHISGTVRTTCDHCAAPLEIPVEGDQRQIFQLHGDSDQDDEELVVLDPKAHSINLTHYIYECLRLALPARRVHAPGQCDPEVEAALGRLRVEHETVPDPRWDALNQLKQQRP, encoded by the coding sequence GTGGAAGCCCTCGCGGATCACACCATCGCCTTCACCGGTTTGAAGGATGGCCAGCACCAGTTCGAGTGGGTGCTGGGCCAGGATTTCTTCGAGGCTGCCCATGAGGAGGAGTTCGACGGCGGCGCGGTGGAAGTGCGGGTAACCTTGGACAAATCGGCAACCCTGCTCGTGGCCAACCTGCACATATCCGGTACTGTGCGCACCACCTGCGACCATTGCGCAGCCCCCTTGGAAATCCCCGTCGAGGGCGATCAGCGCCAAATCTTCCAGCTCCACGGCGATTCCGACCAGGACGACGAGGAACTGGTGGTGCTCGACCCGAAGGCCCACAGCATCAACCTCACGCACTACATCTACGAATGCCTGCGGCTGGCCCTCCCGGCCCGCCGTGTGCACGCCCCCGGCCAATGCGACCCCGAAGTGGAAGCAGCACTGGGCAGATTGCGCGTGGAGCACGAAACGGTCCCTGACCCTCGCTGGGACGCCCTCAACCAACTCAAGCAACAGCGGCCTTAG